A segment of the Zingiber officinale cultivar Zhangliang chromosome 8B, Zo_v1.1, whole genome shotgun sequence genome:
CTCGAGAGAGATCAACTTGAGACATCATGAAAACTGCAAATTGCCTTACACTTTCATCCAGTCTCAACCAGCTTAAACCAGGGATCAAAGTTGAAATTTTGGCAATAAGATTGATGATTAAAAAGTCCCTCTTGATTGAATCACCAACGCCAGGATGCCTAACCTTCACTGCAACATCAATTGGTTTCTTCAGACGTTGACTTGGATAGCGGAACCTCAATGAAGCTCGATGAACTTGCGCAATGCTCCCTGATGCTACTGGTTTTTCCTCAAAGTAGTCAAAGATTTCAGATAGTTTCCTGCCAAATGCCTTCTCAATGGTACTTCTACTGTATGCAAAGCTATGGGCAGGTGCTTTTGTATGAAGTTTTGTGAGCTCAAGGCATAGGTCTTTCGGAAAGAGGTCAGGTCGTGTTGCTGCCCACTGACCCCATTTTATGAAGGCAGGACCAGCTCTCTCTAGAGTGTGATGTACAAGATGTACCCATCTTTTCCTGAATTCAGGTCCAGAACTATCGGCAAAAGGTGCTAATACTACGGCTGGAAAGAACAATATAGTTAAATATGCTGCCCGGAATATCAAAATAATTCCTTCCAAGATAGAGGAAATTACTGAAGAGAAGTATAGGCTGCTAGCTTCTGCCTGCAAAAGAATACCATTTTTCAAAGTATAGTAATTACCCTCTGCCAAGGTTCTCTGAGCCCACACCAGTTCCCCAACACCAAGAGCAAGAATACCTGGCACTACTTGGAACCGGGTGAACGACAAGCTTATGACACAAGCTAACTTACTGATAACAGATAAAGCTGGACCGTCACAAGAACAGAATAGACTGAGCCTCTTCCAAGACAATTGAGCATGATCAGTTACCGAATAATTCGAGAAACTACTTCGTTGAACATAACCCACAGCTTTGCATTGTCCAAGCACGTTAGTTCCTCTATAAGAAGCCCTATGGATTGAAAACATCCTAAACAAGATAAAGGGCAACCCTTTCTTAGCAACTGACCCATACGTTCCTGAAGTTGAGTAGCGGCAGCCAGCTTTCCTGTTTTCATGGAATGCCAATACCCTGCAAGATCATTCAATATTTATTTATCTGAGTAAATTAGCAAAGATTTGAGCTTTCGTTGCTCCAATTTCTCAAACAGTGTCCACGTATCGTTAAAGAAAGATCccccaattaaaaaaaaaaatctttaaacacACGTAGAATCCTCCCAAAAAACgggagaaaaaaataatttttggccAGGGAAAGAAAAGCGAATGGAAGAAGACGAAGAGTTACCTTGCAGGAATCGATAAGAGGCGGAACATTACGTTATCATAATCAAAACCCCCAAGAAAAGATGAGGGGATGCAAAATCGAGACAGACTCCTAGATTGCGTGCAGCAGAAACCGAAAGAGCGGAAGGCGATCCGATCCACTGGCGACCTCGACTCGAGCGATGAACTGGAGGGAAAAATTCGTGCGAAAGCTTCAACAGTGGCGGCGAGGCGTCAagcgagaagaggaattggttaaCGATGGCAGTCGGCGGTGCAAACGTTGAACACGACGTGGCCGCGCAGGGCCAGGCAGCGTAGTGGTCTTCGGAAGGT
Coding sequences within it:
- the LOC122016102 gene encoding uncharacterized aarF domain-containing protein kinase 2-like: MFRLLSIPARVLAFHENRKAGCRYSTSGTYGSVAKKGLPFILFRMFSIHRASYRGTNVLGQCKAVGYVQRSSFSNYSVTDHAQLSWKRLSLFCSCDGPALSVISKLACVISLSFTRFQVVPGILALGVGELVWAQRTLAEGNYYTLKNGILLQAEASSLYFSSVISSILEGIILIFRAAYLTILFFPAVVLAPFADSSGPEFRKRWVHLVHHTLERAGPAFIKWGQWAATRPDLFPKDLCLELTKLHTKAPAHSFAYSRSTIEKAFGRKLSEIFDYFEEKPVASGSIAQVHRASLRFRYPSQRLKKPIDVAVKVRHPGVGDSIKRDFLIINLIAKISTLIPGLSWLRLDESVRQFAVFMMSQVDLSREAAHLSRFIYNFRRWKDVSFPQPLYPLVHPSVLVETFEKGENVSRYIDDEYDGNSRIKRDLAHIGTHALLKMLLVDNFIHADMHPGNILVREPQSNRSNKAIFRPKPHIIFLDVGMTAELSKGDRANLLEFFKAVALRDGRTAAECTLRLSQRQSCPNPKAFIEELEKTFTFWGTSEGDVFHPVECMHQLLEQVRRHRVSVDGNVCTVMVTILVLEGWQRKLDPGFDIMSTLKTLLLKEDWARSIDYFFPDQF